The genomic segment GTTTAGGATCCAAATTATCTTTTAAATAAGGTTTTTCAATCAAATAATCTACTACTCCCCGGCTATTTTTATTTTCTAAGAATAAAGAATCAATACCTGGAGCTTCTAAATCAAAATCAATAACCGCCACTTTTTTACCCATCTGGGCCAACTTTAACGCTGAAAAAATGAGAGCGGTAGTTCGACCAACCCCACCTTTGTAACTATAAAAAACGATTATAGGGACTTCCTTTTGCCTTTTTTGTCGTTCTATAAACCAGGTTTCTAAACGTCTTCTTTTGGGAGGAAGGTAAGTTCCAGCAAGAATTGAGTCCAGATAACTATCATATTCCCTTTCTTCTTTGGTAAAAATTTTTATTGAACTTATTGGTCTTAAATTATCAGGAAATATAAACTGACACAGAATTTTTTCACGAATTTTATTTTCTAATAAATCTTCAAGAACTTTTTCATCTTCGTTTGATTGTATAAAAACATCTAAAGCTCCCCAACTATTAACTATTACCTTAAAATCATCTATTTTATTTTTTATTTTAAAGTCATTCAAAATTTCTTCTAATGAAGATTGACAAACCAGAGAATTTATCATCTCCTTCTCCTCCCTTCATACTCTTCAACAGCCCGACGAACATTATTACAAAAAGCTTCAACTTCTTTCAAAAAATCATTACAAAAAACTTCAATTGTTTCTCTATATCCTTTTCCAGCACCATACTTATCAAAAATATGCACCAAAGAACCCTGATACCTGAAAGACGGCCTCCACTCCTCTAACAACCTGTTTCTTCTTAAAGTTAAATTTTTCTTTAAACTGGGGATTTTTTCAATAATAATTGTACTTAAGAACTCTAAATTATGATACTTTACTTTATTATCTCCATCAATTTCTTTTATAAAGTCCATAAAACTCACTCCAAATAATCTCTTAAATGCCCATTTCAATAGACATTCAACTGCATACCCACCAATATAGATAGCTCCTTCATACCTCCCTTTTTCCATAAGAGCTTTTGCATCAAATAAGCGAAAATAATAGGCCTCAAAATAATTATCTTTCATAATAATCCTCCACTTTCAGTTTAAACAGCTTTCCCTTTCATTATTCTATAAACGTTAAAATTATCCTCTTATCTAAAAATCAAAGCTTAACCTTAAAAATCGAACAAAGATAAAGACCGCCAATCCAATAGGATTAGCGGTCTTAAGGAGTATATCTTTGATGGAATTCATTCGACCAATAAAGTAATTGCCTGAGCCAATAACTGGGATCTCTTAACCACTGATGGTAATTCTATATACTTATTTGCACTATGTGCATCACCACCAACTGGACCCAATGCATCAATGGTTGGCACGCCCAAAGCACTGGTTAAATTACCATCAGAACCTCCTCCCGTCACCTTTTCACCTAGATTCTCAATCCCAACCATTTTACCAGCTTTTCTAAAAACCTCATATAATTTTTTAACCTCATTAGTGCGTACCATAGGTGGTCTATTCAGTCCACCTTCCAGACGGGTTGTTGTTCCCCTCACATAGCTTCGTCCGGCAATCTCTTTAATCTTAGCAATAACCTCCTCTGCTTCTTCTAATCTCTCAATCCGTAGGTCAATTTTTGCTTTTGCAAAATCAGCTACAACATTAGGACGACTACCGCCCTCAATTACTCCTACATTGATGGTTGTCCCTTTAGTATAGTCAGTCAATTTATGCAATGCTATAATTTTATGAGCCAACTCTTCAATAGCACTTCTACCTGCTTGATGGTTAGAACCGGCGTGAGAGGCAACACCGGTTACAGTCATTTCAAATATACCAACCCCTTTTCGGGCAGTAACTATAGAGCCATCAGCTCGGCCCGGCTCTAAAACAAAGCAATAGGTCGCATTTTTCCCTTCTTTTTCAATTAAAGATCTAGAAGACGGTGAACCTATCTCTTCATCACCATTTAATAAAACTGTAAGATCAGGGAGATTGGGATATTCTAAATCAAGCAGGGCTTTGAGAGCATAATATAGTATAATAACTCCGCCCTTCATATCACAAACCCCTGGCCCGTAAACACAATCACCTTTGATGGTAAATGGTCTTTCAGAAACTGTTCCTTTTTCAAATACTGTATCAACATGACCTAAAAATAAGAAATTACCCGAAACATTTCCTTTTCTTCTGGCAATGAGATTATTTCCATACTCCTTTTGTTCATCAACCTCTACTTCAAAGCCCAATTCCATATATTTTCTTTTAAAAATCTTAATAATCTTATCAATCCCATCTTTATCATATGAACCGCTATC from the Anoxybacter fermentans genome contains:
- a CDS encoding M20 family metallopeptidase — protein: MKEKINRYLQDQEEMMIRDLEEIVNIDSGSYDKDGIDKIIKIFKRKYMELGFEVEVDEQKEYGNNLIARRKGNVSGNFLFLGHVDTVFEKGTVSERPFTIKGDCVYGPGVCDMKGGVIILYYALKALLDLEYPNLPDLTVLLNGDEEIGSPSSRSLIEKEGKNATYCFVLEPGRADGSIVTARKGVGIFEMTVTGVASHAGSNHQAGRSAIEELAHKIIALHKLTDYTKGTTINVGVIEGGSRPNVVADFAKAKIDLRIERLEEAEEVIAKIKEIAGRSYVRGTTTRLEGGLNRPPMVRTNEVKKLYEVFRKAGKMVGIENLGEKVTGGGSDGNLTSALGVPTIDALGPVGGDAHSANKYIELPSVVKRSQLLAQAITLLVE